A window of Mytilus edulis chromosome 10, xbMytEdul2.2, whole genome shotgun sequence contains these coding sequences:
- the LOC139493307 gene encoding dehydrogenase/reductase SDR family member 6-like isoform X2, whose protein sequence is MPGKLEGKVCVCTASAQGIGKAVALAFAREGAQVIATDINEEKLKELAAESSNITVQVLDVTKSDAVKAFAEKIDKVDVLFNCAGFVHNGSILETSEEQYDFSFDLNVKSVYRMCTQFIPKMRSAKKGSIVSISSVASSIKGAPNRCIYGATKAAIIGMSKAMASDFIKDGIRVNCVCPGTIFTPSLDSRIRDLPDYDEAIKGFMARQPIGRFGTAEEVANMVLFLASDEASYVTGQEFVVDGGWSM, encoded by the exons ATGCCTGGTAAATTGGAAGGTAAAGTTTGCGTCTGTACCGCATCAGCTCAAGGTATAGGAAAAGCTGTAGCGTTG GCATTTGCAAGAGAAGGAGCACAGGTAATCGCCACAGACATTAATGAAGAAAAACTAAAAGAACTGGCAGCCGAATCGTCCA ATATAACAGTACAAGTTTTAGATGTTACAAAATCTGATGCGGTGAAGGCGTTTGCTGAGAAGATAGATAAAGTTGATGTATTATTTAACTGTGCTGG GTTTGTACATAATGGATCTATACTTGAAACCTCAGAAGAGCAatatgatttttcatttgatcTGAATGTAAAAAGCGTATACAGAATGTGTACACAATTTATACCAAAG ATGAGAAGTGCCAAGAAAGGAAGTATAGTCAGTATTTCATCTGTTGCCTCTAGTATCAAAG GTGCTCCTAACAGATGTATATACGGTGCTACGAAAGCAGCTATCATAGGAATGTCGAAAGCAATGGCTTCAGATTTTATCAAAGATGGCATCAGAGTAAACTGCGTTTGTCCAG GTACCATCTTTACTCCATCATTAGATTCAAGAATAAGAGATCTTCCAGATTATGACGAG GCTATAAAAGGATTTATGGCCAGGCAGCCTATAGGCCGATTTGGAACTGCAGAGGAAGTAGCTAATATGGTGTTGTTTTTAGCATCAGATGAG GCCTCCTATGTAACTGGCCAAGAATTTGTTGTTGACGGTGGATGGAGTATGTAA
- the LOC139493307 gene encoding dehydrogenase/reductase SDR family member 6-like isoform X1 — MLLTLWFQMPGKLEGKVCVCTASAQGIGKAVALAFAREGAQVIATDINEEKLKELAAESSNITVQVLDVTKSDAVKAFAEKIDKVDVLFNCAGFVHNGSILETSEEQYDFSFDLNVKSVYRMCTQFIPKMRSAKKGSIVSISSVASSIKGAPNRCIYGATKAAIIGMSKAMASDFIKDGIRVNCVCPGTIFTPSLDSRIRDLPDYDEAIKGFMARQPIGRFGTAEEVANMVLFLASDEASYVTGQEFVVDGGWSM; from the exons atgttactGACACTAtggtttcag ATGCCTGGTAAATTGGAAGGTAAAGTTTGCGTCTGTACCGCATCAGCTCAAGGTATAGGAAAAGCTGTAGCGTTG GCATTTGCAAGAGAAGGAGCACAGGTAATCGCCACAGACATTAATGAAGAAAAACTAAAAGAACTGGCAGCCGAATCGTCCA ATATAACAGTACAAGTTTTAGATGTTACAAAATCTGATGCGGTGAAGGCGTTTGCTGAGAAGATAGATAAAGTTGATGTATTATTTAACTGTGCTGG GTTTGTACATAATGGATCTATACTTGAAACCTCAGAAGAGCAatatgatttttcatttgatcTGAATGTAAAAAGCGTATACAGAATGTGTACACAATTTATACCAAAG ATGAGAAGTGCCAAGAAAGGAAGTATAGTCAGTATTTCATCTGTTGCCTCTAGTATCAAAG GTGCTCCTAACAGATGTATATACGGTGCTACGAAAGCAGCTATCATAGGAATGTCGAAAGCAATGGCTTCAGATTTTATCAAAGATGGCATCAGAGTAAACTGCGTTTGTCCAG GTACCATCTTTACTCCATCATTAGATTCAAGAATAAGAGATCTTCCAGATTATGACGAG GCTATAAAAGGATTTATGGCCAGGCAGCCTATAGGCCGATTTGGAACTGCAGAGGAAGTAGCTAATATGGTGTTGTTTTTAGCATCAGATGAG GCCTCCTATGTAACTGGCCAAGAATTTGTTGTTGACGGTGGATGGAGTATGTAA